From one Rhodamnia argentea isolate NSW1041297 chromosome 1, ASM2092103v1, whole genome shotgun sequence genomic stretch:
- the LOC115743993 gene encoding signal peptidase complex subunit 3B, which produces MHSFGYRANALLTFALTILALICAMASLSDNLNSPSPSAEIQILNINWFQRHPDGNDEVSLTLNITADLQSLFTWNTKQVFVFVAAEYETPTNSLNQVSVWDGIIPAKEHAKFWIQTSNKYRLIDQGGNLRGKEFNLTLHWHVMPKTGKMFADKLVTSGYRFPEEYR; this is translated from the exons atgcaCTCCTTTGGCTACAGAGCGAACGCTCTGCTCACGTTTGCCCTAACCATCCTCGCGCTGATCTGCGCCATGGCCTCTCTCTCCGACAACCTCaactctccttctccctccGCCGAAATTCAG ATTTTGAATATTAATTGGTTTCAGAGACATCCTGATGGGAATGATGAG GTCAGCTTGACCTTAAATATAACGGCAGACTTGCAGTCCTTGTTTACATGGAACACCAAGCAG GTTTTCGTCTTTGTAGCAGCAGAATATGAAACCCCAACGAATTCATTGAATCAG GTATCTGTGTGGGATGGCATTATCCCTGCCAAAGAGCATGCAAAGTTCTGGATCCAGACATCCAATAAGTACCGTCTAATTGATCAG GGAGGTAATCTTCGTGGCAAAGAATTCAACTTGACATTGCACTGGCATGTGATGCCGAAGACTGGAAAGATGTTTGCAGACAAACTAGTCACGTCGGGGTACCGCTTTCCAGAGGAATATAGATGA
- the LOC115743990 gene encoding nuclear transcription factor Y subunit C-3-like: MDQQGHGQPPPIGVVPGSAQLPYGTMSYQPGQMMGPSSYAPIQPTSQPQPPGSQLAHNQLAYQQIHQQQQQQLQQQLQSFWANQYQEIDRVTDFKNHSLPLARIKKIMKADEDVRMISAEAPIVFARACEMFILELTLRSWNHTEENKRRTLQKNDIAAAITRTDVFDFLVDIVPREELKEEVLGAVPGGGLPASGPMDGLPYCYVPSQQVCQAGPPGMFVGKGVVDPAMYPYMAQQMCPETSEQQQSPSDHQ; the protein is encoded by the coding sequence ATGGATCAGCAAGGACACGGTCAACCTCCACCAATTGGGGTTGTTCCTGGCTCAGCTCAATTGCCATATGGCACGATGTCTTATCAGCCAGGCCAGATGATGGGCCCTTCGAGTTACGCGCCCATTCAGCCGACTAGTCAGCCTCAGCCACCGGGATCCCAGCTAGCACATAACCAACTGGCCTATCAGCAAAttcaccagcagcagcagcagcaactgcAGCAACAGCTCCAGTCTTTCTGGGCAAACCAGTATCAAGAAATCGACAGGGTCACTGACTTCAAGAACCACAGCCTCCCGTTGGCCAGGATCAAGAAGATCATGAAGGCTGATGAGGATGTGAGGATGATCTCGGCCGAGGCGCCGATCGTGTTTGCTAGGGCCTGTGAGATGTTCATCCTGGAACTGACACTGCGCTCCTGGAACCACACTGAGGAGAACAAGAGGCGGACGCTCCAGAAGAACGATATCGCAGCGGCAATCACCCGGACCGATGTCTTTGACTTTTTGGTGGATATTGTTCCTAGGGAGGAGCTGAAGGAGGAAGTGCTTGGGGCAGTTCCAGGAGGAGGGCTGCCTGCCAGCGGTCCCATGGATGGGCTACCGTATTGCTATGTTCCGTCACAGCAGGTGTGTCAGGCCGGGCCTCCGGGGATGTTTGTTGGTAAGGGTGTGGTTGATCCCGCCATGTACCCGTACATGGCTCAACAAATGTGCCCGGAGACCTCAGAGCAACAGCAATCTCCCTCAGATCATCAGTAG
- the LOC115743991 gene encoding alpha-crystallin domain-containing protein 22.3 produces MSSRGKTNNGTEQHINPQLPILDVAPLNSVPYFGPPISQSNVVPSQPEMEAEAVENVGPSLMYFPSHSTEEWDKLLAATKSGVGLVGSAAMGKMGPVVGAVDIGECEDSYLFRVSLPGVSRDEKDFRCDVEPDGKIFIKGVTTTGEKTIVKNSQIFKMTQNLCPPGHFSISFQLPGPVNHQQLTGFFGTNGILEGIVKKRHY; encoded by the exons AT GTCATCAAGAGGAAAGACAAATAATGGAACCGAGCAGCACATAAACCCGCAGCTGCCAATCCTCGATGTTGCACCTCTCAATAGCGTGCCATATTTTGGTCCACCTATATCACAAAGCAATGTTGTTCCCTCACAGCCGGAGATGGAGGCAGAAGCTGTGGAAAATGTTGGGCCCTCCCTCATGTATTTCCCCTCTCATTCTACAGAAGAGTGGGACAAACTGCTTGCCGCCACTAAATCTGGGGTTGGACTGGTTGGCAGTGCAGCTATGGGAAAGATGGGACCAGTGGTTGGAGCAGTAGACATTGGAGAATGCGAGGACTCTTACCTGTTTAGGGTCTCCCTTCCTGGAGTCTCAAGGGATGAAA AGGATTTCAGATGTGATGTGGAGCCTGAtggaaaaatattcataaaaggAGTAACAACTACTGGTGAGAAGACAATTGtgaagaattcccaaattttcaagaTGACGCAAAACTTATGCCCACCTGGACACTTCTCGATCTCGTTTCAGCTACCAGGTCCTGTTAATCATCAACAGCTAACTGGTTTTTTTGGTACTAATGGGATTTTAGAAGGTATTGTAAAGAAGAGGCACTACTAG
- the LOC115743848 gene encoding uncharacterized protein LOC115743848, whose translation MQTALPFQSQCLHFRHSFLSHHVIKSKTFFPSNNLPIIPSEGSILRRKRFSSRSVFSRKTKKKGSGSQRLARLVLKLVPIIASNLNASPRPLQLIAEELGGGDGSGGGLGFRGGSGWGWFDGRRRGGARKLGFWVILVVGGLSLMFVREMESLAVCRILGLGLSALGLIEGWSKKKGPTVVKNWILGICFLGAVSFWGLRKEEVLQRRSWVQGLSKSLRRRRRRPGKFW comes from the coding sequence ATGCAGACGGCACTTCCCTTCCAGTCGCAATGCCTTCACTTCCGGCACTCATTCCTCTCGCATCACGTCATCAAGTCGAAAACTTTCTTCCCCAGCAACAACCTTCCGATTATTCCATCGGAAGGTTCGATCCTTAGGCGCAAACGCTTCTCAAGTAGATCCGTTTTCTCaagaaagacgaagaagaagggatCGGGGTCGCAGAGACTTGCGAGACTCGTGCTCAAATTAGTACCCATTATCGCCTCGAATCTCAATGCGTCGCCCCGCCCGTTGCAGTTGATAGCTGAAGAATTGGGCGGCGGAGATGGGAGCGGAGGAGGATTAGGGTTCCGGGGAGGCTCTGGGTGGGGATGGTTTGATGGCCGGAGGCGAGGAGGGGCGCGAAAGTTAGGGTTTTGGGTGATCTTGGTGGTGGGTGGACTGAGCTTGATGTTTGTGAGGGAAATGGAGAGCCTGGCAGTTTGCAGGATTTTGGGTTTGGGCTTGTCGGCGCTTGGCCTGATTGAGGggtggagcaagaagaagggCCCGACGGTGgttaaaaattggattttggggatttgtttTCTTGGGGCTGTGTCGTTTTGGGGGCTGAGAAAGGAGGAGGTACTGCAACGGAGGAGTTGGGTTCAAGGACTGTCCAAGTCATTGAGGAGACGGAGAAGAAGACCAGGAAAATTTTGGTAG